A part of Tessaracoccus timonensis genomic DNA contains:
- a CDS encoding D-alanine--D-alanine ligase family protein: MSERTKVALVFGGVSPEHSISCLTAASVLGAIDRSRYDVVGIGIAKSGRWTQVPLDVLAAYAIVDGVAPEVAEPDEDAVWISTIDGCQIATRSGEHLIDVNDVDVAFALLHGPFGEDGTIQGLFEMMGIRYVGCGVTSSAVGMDKHFMRQTFEAAGLTVGPYVVATDRRWRHHRDAVLAECNALSYPLFVKPCRGGSSLGITKVDDPAGLVEAIEHAREFDPKVIVEEGVRGREIECAVLANPDLPDGCEASPLGEVRVLDESGFYDYETKYFDEKGAALDIPAKVDEPLVSRIQELAKQAFNALDCEGLARIDFFLTDDGEVLINEANTMPGFTQISMFPSLWQSTGMSYAELVGRIVDVAAERKVGLR, from the coding sequence ATGTCGGAACGCACCAAGGTGGCCCTGGTGTTCGGCGGCGTCTCGCCCGAGCACTCCATCTCATGCCTAACCGCCGCGAGCGTGCTCGGTGCCATTGACCGATCGCGCTATGACGTCGTCGGCATTGGCATCGCGAAATCGGGGCGCTGGACGCAGGTGCCGCTCGACGTGCTGGCCGCCTACGCCATCGTCGACGGCGTTGCCCCCGAGGTGGCCGAGCCCGACGAGGACGCCGTGTGGATAAGCACCATAGACGGCTGCCAGATCGCCACTCGTAGCGGTGAGCACCTGATCGACGTGAACGACGTCGACGTCGCCTTCGCGCTGCTGCACGGCCCGTTCGGTGAGGACGGCACCATTCAGGGGCTCTTCGAGATGATGGGCATCCGCTACGTAGGCTGCGGCGTCACATCGAGCGCGGTCGGCATGGACAAGCACTTCATGCGGCAGACATTCGAGGCTGCGGGGCTCACCGTCGGGCCGTACGTCGTCGCTACTGACCGCCGCTGGCGCCACCATCGCGACGCCGTGCTCGCCGAATGCAATGCTCTCAGCTACCCGCTGTTTGTGAAGCCATGCCGAGGTGGCTCGTCGTTGGGCATCACCAAGGTCGACGATCCCGCTGGGCTGGTGGAGGCCATCGAACACGCCCGCGAGTTCGATCCCAAGGTCATCGTTGAGGAGGGGGTGCGCGGGCGCGAGATCGAGTGCGCGGTCCTCGCCAACCCCGACCTTCCCGACGGCTGCGAGGCATCCCCGTTGGGCGAGGTGCGCGTGCTCGACGAAAGCGGGTTCTACGACTACGAAACGAAATACTTCGACGAGAAGGGCGCCGCGCTCGACATTCCCGCCAAGGTCGACGAGCCGCTCGTGAGCCGGATTCAGGAGCTCGCAAAGCAGGCCTTCAACGCACTGGACTGCGAAGGGTTGGCGCGCATCGACTTCTTCCTCACCGACGATGGCGAGGTACTCATCAACGAGGCGAACACCATGCCCGGCTTCACGCAAATTTCCATGTTCCCATCGCTGTGGCAGTCCACTGGCATGAGCTATGCGGAACTCGTCGGGCGGATCGTCGACGTGGCAGCCGAGCGAAAGGTGGGCCTTCGATGA
- a CDS encoding DNA translocase FtsK, with translation MASRVSSSSRSGSKSKSSKGSTRSSTRTKAPTPKASQGPGVGTAILKGIGTTFGALASGLGWLARSIGGSAKDIDPKLRRDGLGLFLLALAIVAMGGVWFSLPGVSHWLSIGLTTVFGSLAIAVPAVLLYASWSVLRNPRDVDRAPRLGLGWILLIFGVLGLLNISKGLPRPDNMDALRDAGGILGFLSSSLLVDLMTAWVAVPILILVTLFAALIIIGRPLVEIIDGVRAVFATLVEGSDEEIAHRQERKAKRDEQRRQREANDKLEYGVDKPYDTPLLEDEVDDPEVFDDVYDFEAETQITPRVDDKPPATRIQPAYTDEAPSKPVTAGKRQPDPMAGVQVGQVESVPAPSAVEPPRGEQLMLSGDVVYHLPEQSLLAPGSKPKARTEASDRIVRQLTHVLNEFEVDATVTGYTRGPTVTRYEIELGAAVKVSKITGLQDNIAYAVGSNELRILTPIPGKSAIGIEIPNVDKEVVSLGDVLRSPKAQGDHHPLTVGLGKNVDGGFVVANMAKMPHLLVAGATGSGKSSFINSLITSIMMRATPDEVRLILVDPKRVELNQYEGIPHLITPIITNPKKASEALAWVVREMDMRYDDLANFGFRHVDDFNKAVRAGQVKVPEGSERKLEPYPYLLVVVDELADLMMVAAREVEDSVVRITQLARAAGIHLVLATQRPSTDVVTGLIKANVPSRLAFATSSMTDSRVILDQPGAEKLVGKGDGLFLPMGAGKPIRVQGAWVNESEIREVVSHISQQLQPEYREDVTAGAATEKKVVDDIGDDLELVLDACRLVVELQLGSTSMLQRKLRVGFAKAGRLMDILESRGVVGPSEGSKAREVLVKPDDLDEVLANLAEG, from the coding sequence ATGGCGTCCCGCGTTTCTTCCTCGTCGCGGAGCGGCTCCAAGTCGAAGTCCTCGAAGGGTTCGACTCGTTCCTCGACGCGCACCAAGGCACCCACACCCAAGGCAAGCCAAGGCCCCGGTGTGGGCACTGCGATACTTAAAGGCATCGGCACAACCTTCGGGGCGCTCGCGAGCGGCCTCGGTTGGCTCGCCCGCTCCATCGGCGGCTCTGCGAAAGACATCGACCCGAAACTCCGTCGCGACGGCCTCGGCCTGTTCCTGCTTGCCCTTGCCATCGTCGCGATGGGAGGCGTGTGGTTCTCGCTGCCAGGAGTGTCGCACTGGCTATCCATCGGACTCACGACGGTGTTCGGCTCCCTGGCGATTGCCGTGCCTGCGGTGCTGCTCTACGCCTCCTGGAGTGTGCTGCGCAACCCGCGCGACGTGGACCGCGCACCCCGGCTTGGTTTGGGGTGGATACTGCTCATCTTTGGTGTGCTGGGCCTGCTCAACATCTCCAAGGGGCTGCCGCGCCCCGACAACATGGACGCGTTGCGCGATGCCGGCGGAATCCTCGGCTTCCTCTCATCGTCGCTGCTCGTTGACCTCATGACGGCCTGGGTAGCGGTGCCAATACTCATACTCGTCACCCTGTTCGCCGCGCTCATCATCATCGGGCGCCCCCTCGTCGAGATCATCGACGGCGTGCGCGCCGTGTTCGCGACTCTCGTCGAAGGCTCCGACGAGGAGATCGCCCACCGTCAAGAGCGCAAGGCAAAACGCGACGAACAGCGCCGCCAGCGGGAAGCGAACGACAAGCTGGAGTACGGCGTCGACAAGCCCTACGACACGCCGTTGCTGGAAGACGAAGTGGACGACCCGGAGGTATTCGACGACGTCTACGACTTTGAGGCTGAGACGCAGATCACCCCGCGCGTCGACGACAAGCCTCCCGCCACACGCATTCAGCCCGCCTACACCGACGAGGCGCCGTCGAAGCCCGTTACGGCGGGCAAGCGCCAGCCCGACCCCATGGCGGGCGTGCAGGTGGGGCAGGTCGAGTCAGTGCCGGCGCCGAGCGCCGTCGAACCTCCGCGCGGTGAGCAGCTGATGCTCTCGGGCGACGTGGTGTACCACCTGCCCGAGCAATCGCTGCTCGCGCCCGGTTCGAAACCGAAGGCACGTACCGAAGCCAGCGACAGGATCGTGCGCCAGCTCACCCACGTGCTTAACGAGTTCGAAGTGGATGCTACCGTCACCGGCTACACCCGTGGCCCGACGGTTACCCGCTACGAGATCGAGCTGGGCGCCGCCGTGAAGGTCTCCAAGATCACCGGCCTGCAAGACAACATTGCCTACGCCGTCGGCTCCAACGAGCTGCGCATCCTCACACCTATCCCCGGCAAATCCGCCATTGGCATCGAGATCCCCAACGTCGACAAGGAAGTGGTCTCGCTCGGCGACGTGCTCCGCTCGCCCAAGGCGCAAGGCGACCATCATCCCCTCACCGTCGGCCTGGGCAAGAACGTCGACGGCGGATTCGTCGTCGCAAACATGGCGAAGATGCCGCACCTGCTCGTGGCCGGTGCCACCGGATCCGGTAAATCGAGCTTCATCAACTCGCTCATCACGTCGATCATGATGCGCGCCACTCCCGACGAGGTGCGCCTCATCCTCGTTGATCCGAAGCGAGTGGAGCTCAACCAGTACGAGGGCATTCCGCACCTCATTACGCCCATCATCACCAACCCGAAGAAGGCATCCGAAGCGCTCGCATGGGTGGTGCGGGAGATGGATATGCGCTACGACGACCTGGCGAACTTTGGGTTCCGTCACGTCGACGATTTCAACAAGGCCGTGCGTGCCGGCCAGGTGAAGGTACCCGAGGGTTCTGAACGGAAACTCGAACCGTACCCCTACCTGCTCGTGGTGGTTGACGAGCTCGCCGACCTCATGATGGTGGCCGCGCGCGAGGTGGAGGACTCCGTCGTGCGCATCACGCAGCTCGCCCGCGCCGCAGGCATCCACCTAGTGCTTGCGACGCAGCGCCCCTCGACCGATGTCGTCACCGGCCTCATCAAGGCCAACGTTCCCTCGCGCCTCGCATTCGCCACGTCCTCGATGACCGATTCACGCGTCATCTTGGACCAGCCGGGCGCGGAGAAACTCGTCGGCAAGGGCGACGGCCTCTTCCTCCCGATGGGGGCTGGCAAGCCCATTCGTGTGCAGGGCGCGTGGGTGAACGAGTCAGAGATCCGCGAGGTCGTCTCCCACATCAGCCAGCAGCTGCAGCCCGAGTACCGCGAGGACGTGACCGCTGGGGCAGCCACCGAGAAGAAGGTGGTCGACGACATCGGCGACGACCTCGAGCTCGTGCTGGACGCCTGCCGGCTCGTCGTCGAACTGCAGCTCGGTTCGACGTCGATGCTGCAGCGCAAGCTGCGCGTCGGCTTTGCCAAGGCTGGGCGGCTCATGGACATTCTCGAGTCACGGGGCGTCGTCGGACCGTCGGAAGGCTCGAAGGCGCGCGAAGTGCTCGTCAAACCAGACGACCTCGACGAGGTGCTCGCCAATCTCGCCGAGGGATAG
- the tsaA gene encoding tRNA (N6-threonylcarbamoyladenosine(37)-N6)-methyltransferase TrmO, with protein sequence MEPIATIRTDFPEKFGVPRQAGLVPELEGRVIFQPAFRSSDAVRGLEGFSHIWLVWLFSKSPAEWSPTVRPPRLGGNERMGVFATRAPVRPNPIGLSCVRLVRVDPGPELVIAGADLVDATPILDIKPYVPADAHPDARYGFLSRNASYRLQVQIPDELLTQVPDAKREALVGLLSEDPRPAYQRDGRAYGVAFAGYNVRFHVEDETLVVDAITQLG encoded by the coding sequence ATGGAACCCATCGCGACGATCCGCACCGATTTTCCCGAAAAGTTCGGCGTGCCTCGGCAAGCCGGCTTGGTGCCTGAGCTCGAGGGACGCGTGATCTTCCAGCCTGCGTTCCGTTCATCCGACGCGGTGCGCGGGCTGGAGGGGTTCTCGCACATCTGGCTGGTGTGGCTGTTCTCGAAATCGCCTGCCGAATGGTCGCCGACGGTGCGTCCACCCAGGCTCGGCGGCAACGAGCGCATGGGCGTGTTCGCAACCCGCGCGCCAGTTCGCCCGAACCCCATCGGGCTGTCCTGCGTGCGCCTGGTGCGCGTCGATCCAGGCCCGGAGCTCGTCATCGCGGGCGCGGACCTCGTCGACGCAACACCCATCCTCGATATCAAGCCGTACGTGCCAGCTGACGCGCACCCCGACGCCCGCTACGGGTTTCTCTCCAGAAATGCCAGCTACCGGCTCCAAGTACAGATTCCCGACGAGCTCCTCACCCAGGTGCCCGATGCGAAGCGTGAGGCGCTCGTCGGGTTACTGAGCGAAGACCCCCGGCCGGCGTACCAGCGCGACGGGCGTGCTTACGGTGTTGCGTTCGCGGGCTACAACGTGCGGTTTCACGTGGAGGACGAGACACTCGTCGTCGATGCGATCACTCAGCTCGGCTGA
- a CDS encoding DUF4865 family protein — MYAMQYQITLPTDYDMQIIRDRVTRTGHLMDGYLGLEFKAYLIQEKAKGAPQNSYAPFYVWRDIDGMRQFCWGEPGYSAIVRDFGRHSIHDWTVHQLVAGPADYSNARSLTVKTVPLPASAAPSDCIKGTTADFLATNTDSTVARIAAVDVTTWDAILVELSTRETDESSTNVTAYEVLHVSAAA; from the coding sequence ATGTACGCCATGCAATACCAGATCACTTTGCCCACCGACTATGACATGCAGATCATCCGCGATCGTGTCACTCGGACGGGTCATCTCATGGACGGCTACCTCGGACTGGAGTTTAAGGCCTACCTCATCCAGGAGAAGGCCAAGGGCGCGCCTCAGAACTCCTACGCTCCCTTCTACGTCTGGCGCGACATCGACGGGATGCGCCAGTTCTGCTGGGGAGAACCCGGCTACTCGGCCATCGTGCGCGACTTTGGTCGCCACTCGATCCACGACTGGACAGTCCACCAGCTCGTCGCTGGCCCGGCCGACTATTCCAACGCCCGCAGCCTCACCGTCAAGACCGTGCCGCTGCCGGCCAGTGCCGCGCCGTCCGACTGCATCAAGGGCACCACCGCCGACTTCCTCGCCACGAACACTGACTCAACCGTGGCCCGAATCGCCGCCGTCGATGTCACCACCTGGGATGCCATCCTCGTCGAGCTCAGCACTCGTGAGACCGACGAGAGCTCCACCAATGTCACCGCCTACGAGGTATTGCACGTTTCCGCTGCTGCTTAA
- a CDS encoding DUF222 domain-containing protein: MSDAAPLAFAAMVHARHAACAAEVAEIVALLEASDTYVLEEDMTLPKALRIKRLSSGRDGVRGPSEAFVLEASAATGMSFSGMRERVSQALSIRTRHPRIWQLFISGSIQWWMAIKVEEATQKLPCSAAMDVDRRASHWLGINSVWTLFEQLPVWVTEADVEGAQRRARIAAQERFVHVGRFEDDHVGIFGKVAAADGVLFDQALDQIAATLPEPEVPDELEAHERASFIRGQRRAAAFGIFAQQAVGQESLMSVEMVVHVPAERSDDEAALAADGATPLGSAAYVEGWGHLLTSTLPEFLSGSNVTVRPVLDPNLIPDAPGSTPSSRQLCALQVRNPRSVFPFSATKAKHCDVDHTVAYSPSRDAGATSMANLGPLDRRAHRMKTAGHWHLQQPEPGVYHWTSPLGYQYLVTGRGSVCTQIPDVPIAPIPELPPQPPVDEPPPDWARAA; this comes from the coding sequence ATGTCCGACGCAGCACCCCTCGCATTCGCCGCCATGGTTCACGCGCGCCACGCCGCCTGCGCCGCCGAAGTTGCAGAAATCGTCGCGCTCCTCGAAGCGTCCGACACCTACGTGCTCGAAGAAGACATGACGCTACCCAAGGCCCTCCGCATCAAACGCCTCTCTTCCGGGCGCGACGGAGTGCGCGGCCCGTCGGAAGCGTTCGTGCTCGAAGCGAGCGCCGCTACCGGCATGAGCTTTTCCGGCATGCGCGAGCGCGTCTCCCAGGCCCTCAGCATTCGCACTCGGCATCCGCGCATCTGGCAGCTGTTTATCTCCGGCAGTATTCAGTGGTGGATGGCAATCAAGGTTGAGGAAGCCACCCAGAAACTGCCTTGTTCGGCGGCCATGGACGTCGATCGCCGCGCCTCGCACTGGCTGGGCATCAACTCGGTGTGGACGCTGTTCGAGCAGCTGCCTGTGTGGGTTACCGAAGCCGACGTCGAGGGCGCTCAGCGTCGGGCCCGCATCGCTGCCCAAGAGCGCTTCGTGCACGTTGGGCGCTTCGAAGACGACCACGTCGGCATCTTCGGGAAGGTCGCGGCGGCCGACGGCGTGTTGTTCGATCAAGCCCTCGATCAGATCGCCGCCACGCTTCCCGAGCCCGAGGTTCCCGACGAACTCGAAGCGCACGAGCGTGCTTCCTTCATCCGTGGCCAGCGACGTGCTGCCGCCTTCGGCATCTTCGCGCAGCAAGCTGTCGGTCAAGAGTCGTTGATGAGCGTTGAGATGGTGGTGCACGTTCCTGCGGAGCGCTCCGACGACGAAGCCGCTCTGGCAGCTGACGGCGCGACCCCACTCGGATCAGCGGCCTATGTCGAGGGTTGGGGGCACTTGCTCACCTCGACGCTGCCGGAGTTCCTGTCCGGTTCGAACGTCACGGTGCGGCCCGTACTCGACCCGAACCTGATTCCTGATGCGCCCGGCAGCACGCCGAGCAGCCGTCAGCTCTGCGCCTTGCAGGTTCGCAATCCGCGTTCGGTGTTTCCGTTCTCCGCCACCAAGGCGAAGCATTGCGACGTCGACCACACCGTCGCCTACTCCCCCAGCCGCGACGCGGGCGCCACGAGCATGGCCAACCTCGGGCCTCTCGACAGACGTGCGCACCGTATGAAAACCGCTGGCCACTGGCACCTGCAGCAGCCCGAGCCCGGCGTCTATCACTGGACGTCACCGCTGGGTTACCAATATCTGGTGACGGGCCGGGGCAGCGTCTGCACCCAAATACCCGACGTCCCCATCGCCCCCATCCCGGAGCTGCCGCCACAGCCACCCGTTGACGAGCCTCCACCCGACTGGGCCCGCGCTGCGTAA
- a CDS encoding 1-acyl-sn-glycerol-3-phosphate acyltransferase, whose translation MSKPESAPIVYRSLVGFVRCLLPLLVTRKWRGLHRVPKQGGVLVVCNHTSNFDTVTLGDALVAAGRWPRFLGKSEIWKVPVLGWLAVQCRQIPVERHTARAKDSLRHASAALEEGGCVAIFPEGTITRDPRGWPMVARNGAARLALTTGVPVLPIAQEGCQEVLGGRYLRLRKLFSLRRRPIRLAVGEPVELTDLLSDTPSDDDIREASRRITEALTNVYASVRGEPAPELIWNSWKEEYVSRAE comes from the coding sequence ATGTCGAAGCCCGAATCCGCACCCATCGTGTACCGAAGCCTGGTGGGGTTTGTACGGTGCCTCCTGCCGCTGCTGGTGACGCGGAAATGGCGAGGTCTGCATCGTGTTCCCAAGCAGGGCGGGGTGCTCGTCGTCTGTAACCACACCTCGAACTTCGACACTGTCACGTTGGGTGACGCGCTCGTCGCGGCTGGACGCTGGCCGCGATTCCTGGGTAAATCAGAGATCTGGAAGGTGCCGGTGCTCGGATGGTTGGCTGTGCAGTGCCGGCAGATTCCCGTCGAGCGGCACACCGCGCGGGCCAAGGACTCTTTGCGGCACGCCTCCGCGGCGCTGGAAGAGGGCGGCTGTGTTGCGATTTTTCCCGAAGGGACGATCACGCGCGACCCGCGCGGCTGGCCCATGGTGGCACGCAATGGCGCCGCGCGCCTGGCTCTCACGACGGGGGTGCCGGTGCTTCCCATCGCTCAAGAAGGGTGCCAGGAGGTGCTCGGTGGACGGTATCTACGGCTGCGCAAGCTGTTCTCGTTGCGCAGGCGGCCCATTCGGCTCGCGGTGGGGGAGCCCGTCGAGCTCACCGACCTGCTCTCCGACACACCGAGCGACGATGACATCCGCGAGGCCAGCCGTCGTATCACCGAGGCGCTCACGAACGTGTACGCATCCGTGCGCGGAGAGCCCGCGCCTGAGTTGATCTGGAACAGTTGGAAAGAGGAATACGTCAGCCGAGCTGAGTGA
- a CDS encoding thiamine-phosphate kinase: MNDEFELIANLTRDLPTNEHVVLGPGDDAAALRVDGNAVVSTDILVENVHFKRAWSTPEQVGRKAVAVNVSDIEAMGALPVAVVVALAFPQDLDEAWLQSFADGVRAECELAGVSLVGGDLSRSDLIVCSVTAIGDLGPREAVTRSGAKPGDVVATFGKLGWAAAGHAALSRGFRSPKDVVRLALQPEVAYGQGIIASAAGATAMMDVSDGLMQDLGHIATSSGVAIDVDTEALEVTDPMTRVGAATGKDPLTFVLGGGEDYALVATFPDASHVPDEWRIIGRVTSGEGVTVDGSPSEFSGWNHFA; this comes from the coding sequence ATGAACGACGAGTTCGAGCTCATCGCGAACCTCACCCGCGATCTCCCCACCAACGAGCACGTCGTGCTCGGGCCCGGCGACGACGCGGCAGCCCTACGCGTTGATGGAAACGCCGTCGTCAGCACGGACATCCTCGTTGAGAACGTGCATTTCAAGCGCGCCTGGAGCACCCCCGAGCAGGTGGGTCGGAAGGCTGTCGCGGTCAACGTTTCGGACATCGAGGCCATGGGAGCGCTGCCGGTGGCGGTCGTCGTCGCGCTGGCGTTTCCTCAAGACCTGGACGAGGCCTGGCTCCAGAGCTTTGCCGACGGCGTGCGCGCCGAGTGCGAGCTCGCCGGCGTCTCGCTCGTCGGCGGCGACCTCTCCCGCTCCGACCTCATCGTCTGCTCCGTCACAGCCATTGGCGACCTCGGGCCGCGCGAAGCCGTGACGCGTTCGGGCGCGAAACCAGGGGATGTCGTCGCCACATTCGGCAAGCTCGGCTGGGCTGCGGCTGGTCATGCGGCCTTGTCGCGCGGCTTCCGTTCGCCCAAGGACGTGGTGCGTCTCGCGCTGCAACCCGAGGTGGCCTATGGGCAGGGCATCATCGCCTCTGCTGCGGGTGCCACCGCCATGATGGATGTCTCCGACGGGCTGATGCAAGACCTCGGCCATATCGCTACTAGCTCCGGCGTGGCCATCGACGTCGACACTGAGGCGCTCGAGGTCACCGACCCCATGACCCGCGTGGGCGCAGCGACGGGGAAAGACCCGCTCACCTTCGTGCTCGGTGGGGGAGAGGACTACGCGCTCGTGGCGACCTTCCCCGACGCCAGTCATGTGCCCGACGAGTGGCGGATCATCGGCCGCGTGACGTCTGGCGAGGGGGTCACCGTGGACGGATCGCCCTCGGAGTTCAGCGGCTGGAACCACTTCGCCTGA
- the rimO gene encoding 30S ribosomal protein S12 methylthiotransferase RimO → MTMHSVHIASLGCARNDVDSEELAARLEAEGFELVDDPASAETVVVNTCGFVEQAKKDSIDTLLAASDMKHDGTVKSVVAVGCMAERYGVELAKELPEADAVLGFDSYTDIADRLRSILDGERPASHVPRDRRKLLPLAPAARPVAARDLAVPGHAWLTHRRRLSDAPWSSLKIASGCDRRCAFCAIPSFRGSYLSRPSEEIIAEARWLVEQGVKEVFLVSENTSSYGKDLGADERLETLVADLSTVDGLEWIRVSYLQPAEIRPSMLHALLHTDKVVPYFDLSFQHAAPGLLRRMRRFGDPDSFLALIEQIRHYAPQAGIRSNCIAGFPGETEADVELLKQFIIDAELDVMGVFGYSDEEGTEGATLDGHLDEQTIEQRRAMLADVALEVSEHRATERIGEPLRVLVESNEDGQAVGRAEHQGPETDGVVILDGEYPVGTFVDAVAVDAEGIDLIAEAS, encoded by the coding sequence ATGACCATGCACTCTGTTCACATCGCATCCCTCGGATGCGCCCGCAACGACGTTGACTCCGAGGAGCTCGCCGCCCGTCTCGAAGCAGAGGGCTTCGAGCTCGTCGACGACCCCGCGTCGGCTGAGACCGTCGTCGTCAACACCTGCGGCTTCGTCGAACAAGCGAAGAAAGACTCGATCGACACGCTGCTCGCCGCGTCCGATATGAAACACGACGGCACCGTGAAATCCGTCGTGGCTGTGGGCTGCATGGCGGAGCGCTACGGCGTCGAGTTGGCCAAGGAACTGCCCGAGGCCGACGCGGTGCTGGGCTTCGATTCCTACACCGACATCGCCGACCGCCTACGCTCCATCCTCGACGGCGAACGCCCGGCCTCGCATGTGCCCAGGGACCGCCGCAAGCTGCTGCCACTGGCTCCGGCTGCCCGACCGGTCGCGGCCCGCGACTTGGCTGTGCCGGGTCATGCGTGGCTGACCCACCGTCGGCGACTCTCGGATGCGCCGTGGTCGAGCCTGAAGATCGCCTCGGGCTGCGACCGTCGCTGTGCGTTCTGCGCGATTCCGAGCTTCCGCGGCTCGTACCTGTCGCGCCCCAGCGAGGAGATCATCGCCGAGGCGAGGTGGCTCGTCGAACAAGGCGTCAAAGAAGTGTTCCTGGTGAGCGAAAACACCTCCAGCTACGGCAAAGACCTCGGCGCCGACGAGCGCCTCGAGACCCTCGTGGCCGACCTCTCAACGGTCGATGGGCTCGAATGGATCCGCGTCAGCTATCTGCAGCCAGCGGAGATTCGCCCGTCGATGCTGCACGCCCTGCTGCACACCGACAAGGTGGTGCCCTACTTCGACTTGAGTTTCCAGCACGCGGCGCCGGGGTTACTGCGCAGGATGCGACGATTCGGCGACCCCGACAGCTTCCTCGCACTCATCGAGCAGATCCGTCACTACGCGCCGCAGGCGGGCATCCGCTCCAACTGCATCGCCGGGTTCCCTGGCGAGACTGAGGCCGACGTCGAACTGCTCAAACAGTTCATCATCGATGCAGAACTCGACGTCATGGGCGTGTTCGGCTACTCCGACGAAGAAGGCACGGAGGGCGCGACCCTCGACGGACATCTCGACGAACAAACCATCGAACAGCGACGCGCGATGCTCGCCGACGTCGCCCTCGAGGTGTCCGAACATCGGGCGACGGAACGCATCGGTGAGCCGCTGCGCGTTCTGGTGGAATCGAACGAGGACGGGCAAGCGGTTGGGCGCGCCGAACACCAGGGCCCAGAGACCGACGGCGTCGTCATCCTCGACGGCGAGTATCCTGTGGGTACCTTCGTCGACGCAGTAGCCGTCGACGCTGAAGGCATTGATCTCATCGCGGAGGCGTCATGA
- a CDS encoding TetR/AcrR family transcriptional regulator translates to MDTRTRLVDAVQELLWERGYAATSPKEILSRADAGQGSMYHHFSGKQALAVAALEASAEAMREDADALLRGEGTATERLVAYLERQRDSLRGCRMGRMTYDADVLATPELLQPVSETLAWLVEMIGAVVSEGVEAGEFPPETDAHQLASLVVATVQGGYVLARAQQDPAEFDAAVHGASTLLRTWSRG, encoded by the coding sequence ATGGACACGAGGACACGTCTTGTGGATGCAGTCCAGGAGCTGCTGTGGGAGCGAGGTTACGCAGCAACCAGCCCGAAGGAGATCTTGAGCCGAGCCGACGCCGGCCAAGGCAGCATGTACCACCACTTCTCGGGGAAACAGGCTCTCGCTGTGGCTGCACTCGAAGCCAGTGCGGAAGCCATGCGGGAGGATGCGGATGCCCTGCTTCGTGGCGAGGGGACGGCCACAGAGCGTCTCGTCGCCTACCTTGAACGTCAACGTGATTCGCTCCGAGGCTGCCGTATGGGTCGTATGACGTATGACGCCGACGTGCTCGCTACACCTGAGCTGCTTCAGCCGGTGTCCGAGACCTTGGCGTGGTTGGTGGAGATGATCGGGGCAGTTGTCAGCGAAGGGGTTGAGGCAGGTGAGTTCCCGCCCGAGACTGACGCCCACCAGTTGGCCTCGTTGGTTGTGGCTACTGTGCAAGGCGGTTATGTCCTGGCTCGCGCGCAGCAAGATCCCGCTGAGTTTGACGCAGCCGTCCACGGTGCAAGCACTCTCCTGCGCACTTGGAGTCGAGGATGA